In one window of Paraflavitalea soli DNA:
- a CDS encoding LytR/AlgR family response regulator transcription factor encodes MINRFDCLIADDEPIAREIIEAYCGHLTQLNVVASCTNALEAKAVLEQQHVDILFLDINMPVLDGISFLKTVKDPPQVIFTTAYKEYAVNAFDLAACDYLLKPFSLDRFMVAVDKAISQINRMSASPSATSSSDRMEGKGEDYTFMRIDSKIYKLSYKDIYYAEANGNYTKIVMQQQTLMPAMTFTAVEQQLPGSLFVRVHRSFIINKAAISLIEGNRVYIGKIEIPVGSNYKEAFLKELGL; translated from the coding sequence ATGATAAACAGGTTCGACTGCCTGATTGCAGATGATGAGCCCATTGCCCGGGAGATCATCGAAGCTTATTGCGGCCATTTGACACAACTGAATGTCGTGGCTTCCTGCACCAATGCCCTGGAAGCAAAAGCCGTATTGGAACAACAGCACGTGGATATTCTTTTCCTCGATATTAATATGCCCGTGCTCGATGGTATCTCTTTTCTCAAGACCGTAAAAGATCCGCCTCAGGTCATTTTCACCACTGCCTACAAAGAGTACGCCGTGAATGCCTTCGATCTGGCCGCCTGTGATTACCTCCTCAAGCCATTCTCCCTCGACCGCTTCATGGTAGCCGTCGACAAGGCCATTAGCCAGATAAACAGGATGTCTGCTTCACCATCAGCTACATCTTCATCCGACAGGATGGAAGGCAAAGGAGAAGATTACACCTTTATGCGCATAGACAGTAAGATCTATAAGCTATCCTACAAGGATATTTATTATGCCGAAGCCAATGGCAACTACACCAAAATAGTGATGCAGCAACAAACCCTCATGCCTGCCATGACCTTCACTGCTGTCGAACAGCAATTGCCCGGTTCCTTATTTGTGCGCGTGCATCGTTCCTTTATCATCAACAAAGCGGCCATTTCCCTCATAGAAGGCAATAGGGTCTACATCGGCAAAATAGAAATACCCGTCGGCAGCAATTACAAAGAAGCCTTCCTGAAAGAACTGGGCCTTTAA
- a CDS encoding sensor histidine kinase yields the protein MKILDNAGNEQKSSTTQHLWLVLGAGIPIFLTANFYMDALFTRQSEQLAFLVTIYFLAGIYIGRYVSQLWISKHRTAPRWLIITLILVMLACTIIVFIVAGLTISGSKHFLAYLFTFLPLLILSIATGMLIKLVRSSIKNQLQDARATAEQSHSELKFLQSQLSPHFLFNTLNNIYGISLSRHEKVPPLLLKLSDLLRYSVYEAREQFVPLRSELDYIHNYIDFEKIRIGEKLVLTTEFDYHIDARIKIAPLLLIVFIENAFKHAKNSIQQEIFIDIKLKIWGNTILFSVRNSNRADRTEKGILNANSGFGLDNVRKRLELLYEKEYNLEIEDDEEYYNVTLQLKVKK from the coding sequence ATGAAGATCTTGGATAACGCAGGCAACGAACAAAAGAGCAGTACTACACAACACCTCTGGCTGGTGCTGGGCGCGGGCATACCCATCTTTCTCACCGCCAATTTCTATATGGATGCCCTATTCACCAGGCAATCCGAGCAGTTGGCCTTTCTCGTCACCATTTATTTCCTGGCTGGCATTTATATCGGCCGGTATGTATCACAGCTATGGATCAGTAAACACCGTACCGCTCCCCGCTGGCTCATCATTACACTCATACTGGTCATGCTTGCCTGCACCATCATCGTATTCATCGTGGCGGGTCTTACCATCTCCGGCAGCAAACACTTCCTGGCCTATTTATTTACCTTCCTGCCCCTGTTGATACTTAGCATTGCCACCGGTATGCTCATCAAACTGGTGCGCTCTTCTATTAAAAATCAGTTGCAGGATGCACGCGCCACCGCCGAACAAAGCCACAGTGAACTCAAATTTCTCCAGAGCCAGTTGAGTCCTCATTTCCTTTTCAATACCCTCAACAATATCTATGGCATCTCCCTCTCACGCCATGAAAAAGTGCCGCCCCTGCTCCTCAAGCTCTCCGACCTGCTCCGCTATTCCGTATACGAGGCGCGCGAACAGTTCGTGCCCCTCCGCAGTGAGCTTGATTATATTCACAACTACATCGACTTCGAAAAGATCAGGATCGGTGAAAAACTTGTGCTCACCACCGAATTTGATTACCACATAGATGCCAGGATCAAAATAGCCCCCCTGCTCCTGATCGTATTTATAGAAAATGCTTTCAAGCATGCAAAGAATAGTATCCAGCAGGAGATCTTCATCGACATCAAATTGAAAATATGGGGCAATACCATTTTGTTTTCTGTCAGAAATTCCAATAGAGCCGATCGCACAGAAAAAGGTATCTTGAACGCCAATAGTGGATTCGGGCTCGACAATGTGCGCAAGCGACTGGAACTATTGTATGAAAAAGAGTACAACCTCGAGATAGAGGACGACGAAGAATATTATAACGTGACCCTGCAACTAAAAGTGAAGAAATGA